Part of the Spiribacter salinus M19-40 genome, TTTCAGCGATAGCGCGCGGCTGCTCGTGAATCTCCTTGGCCATGAAATGCCGGTATTCGCCCCGCTCAGCGGCATCGGCGGTGAGTTCCGTCGTCCTGACCGGACGGTCGACAGGCTGCCCATTCGTGTCATAGATGGTCAGTGAATCGCGAGTCAGATCAACAACATCACCCTCCTCGAGGTAGATGAAATCGCGGGTTACGGGCAACAGGGCAGCAACATCAGAGGCAATGAAATGCTCACCAATACCCACGCCGATCACCAGCGGACTGCCGCGGCGCGCGGCGATCAGCCGACCCGGCTCACGCGTGCTAATCACACCCAGTGCGTAGGCGCCCTCAAGCTCGCTGAGCACGTTCTGGACACCCACAAAAAGATCATCACCCGCTGCAAGGCGGGCGTGAATTGCATTGACGACCGATTCGGTATCGGTCTCGGAGGTGAAGTGATAACCATCGGCAGTCAGGCGTTTGCGCAACGACTCGTGGTTTTCGATGATTCCGTTGTGAACGATGGCCACCTCATCGCGGGCCAGGTGCGGATGAGCATTGGCCTCGGTTGGCGCGCCATGCGTGGCCCAACGAGTATGTGCCAAGCCAGTAGAGCCGGTCAGTGGCGCACTCGCATGCGCGGCGTCCAGCGCAGAGACCTTGCCGACCGCTCGATGCCGGTGAAGCAGATTGTGGGTGTCCATTACCGCCAACCCGGCCGAGTCGTAGCCGCGATATTCAAGTCGCCGGAGCCCCTCAAGCAATATCGGCGAGACATCGCGTTCGGCAACGGCTCCAACAATGCCGCACATGCTGAACTCCTATTCGTTGTGAGGTCGCTGCCAGCCGGGAATTTGACGCGCCCGACCATCAGTGACGGCTAACGTATCACTCGGCACATCGTCCCGGATGGTCGTGCCCGCCCCGATCATCGCGCCGTCCCCAACGGCGACCGGTGCCACCAAGGCAGTGTTCGAGCCAATAAACACACCGTTACCGATTTTTGTGAGGTGCTTCGCCTGGCCATCATAGTTACAGGTGATCGTCCCTGCGCCCACATTCACATCCTCGCCGAGCTCCGCGTCACCGATATAAGACAAGTGATTCACCTTGCTACGAGAACCGATTTGCGCCTTTTTCGTTTCCACGAAGTTGCCCACTTTTGCCTTATCTGCGAGCACCGTCCCCGGGCGTAGGCGGGCAAACGGCCCGATCTGGCAGCCGGCACCAACGTGGGTGTCCAATATCTCGCAGTGGCCAAGGACCGCGGTGTCGGATGAGATATGGGTGTCCAGTAATCGAGTCGAAGGACCAATCGTCACCCGGTCACCCAGCGAGACGGTGCCCTCGATAATGACGTTGGGTTCGATGAAGCAATCGCGGCCAACGCTAAGCGTGCCGCGCAGATCGAATCGGCTCGGATCGGCTATTCCCAGGCCGTGCTCACGCATCAACGTCTCTGCCTGACGGCGCTGACAGGCACGCTCCACCGCAGCCAGCTGGAGCCGATCGTTGACGCCCTGGACCTCCCAGGGGTCGTCACAAACGAGAGACTGGACACCCACACTTGCGCGCCGAGCCTGAGCGATACAGTCGGTCAAGTAGTACTCGCCCTGCGCGTTGGTGGTATCCAGGTCGGAGAGCCAGCGGCGCAGGGGCTTGGCGGGTAAACACATCACCCCGGTGTTCACTTCGTTGATCTGACGCTGGGTATCCGTCGCATCCTTTTCCTCAACAATACCCATGACCGCGCCATCCGCATCGCGCAGCACCCGCCCATACCCGCGGGGCTCGGCAAGGCAGACACTGAGCAACGAGACACCCTCTCCCGCCGCTTCCACCAAATCACGCAACGTCTGCGCGCTGATCAGCGGGACATCGGCACAGAGCACCAGCACCTGGTGGCCATCCGAAACCTGCGCCAACGCCTGCATCACGGCATGACCTGTCCCCAGTTGTTCGGCCTGGTACACCCAGTTCACCGGGGCATCGGCGAAGGCGGCCTTCACAGTTTCGCCGGCATGGCCATGCACCACATGGATCACGCTCGGGGCCAGCGCCTGGGCGGCATCCAGCACACGACCCAGCATCGGCTGACCGGCAATGGGATGGAGGACTTTGGGAAGATCGGAGTGCATGCGCTTGCCCTCACCGGCGGCAAGGACAACGACACTCAGCGGGTAGGAAGCCATCAGGAACCCTCAGCCATACAGCAGGGGCTGCCCACGGCGGGTCAGCCCCGCGTGTTCTTGCGCAGTTTCTGGATCGTGCGCAGCTGAGCGGCGGCCTCGACAAGCTCGGCCTGAGCGCGGGCGTAGTCAATTTCACCACTACGGTTGGCCAGCGCTTCCTCAGCCCGCTTGCGCGCCTGCTCAGCGGCGGCCTCGTCGATGTCACCCGCCCGCGTCGCGGCATCAGCCAGTATCGTCACCACATGTGGCTGGACCTCCATGGTCCCACCCGACACGTAATAATGATCTTCCTGGCCGTGCTCATCGCGCACGGTTACCTCACCCGGCCGGAGCTGAACCAGCATGGGCAGGTGGCGCGGGTACACGCCCACCTCACCCTCAGTCGCCCGGGCCAGGATGTATGAGGAAACGCCGGAGTGGATGGACTCCTCAGCGCTCACGATGTCGATATGCATGGTCAAGGCCATAGTGGCGATACCTTACAGGCTACGGGCCTTTTCAATGGCCTCATCAATGCTGCCGACCATGTAAAACGCCTGCTCCGGCAGGTCATCATGCTCGCCGTCAACGATCGCACGGAAACCGCGAATGGTGTCCTTGAGCGACACGTACTTGCCAGGCGAGCCGGTAAACACCTCGGCCACAAAGAACGGCTGCGACAGGAAACGCTGGATCTTACGCGCCCGGGTCACGGTCTGCTTATCCTCTTCGGACAGTTCATCCATGCCAAGAATCGCGATGATGTCCTGCAGCTCCTTATAGCGCTGAAGCACCTGCTGGACGTCCTGCGCGGTGTCGTAGTGCTCCTGGCCCACGACCTGCGGGTCCAGCTGGCGCGACGTCGAATCGAGTGGATCCACCGCCGGGTAAATACCAAGCTCAGCAATGGAGCGCGCTAGCACGACGGTCGCGTCCAGGTGGGCGAAGGTCGTCGCCGGGGACGGGTCGGTCAAGTCATCCGCCGGCACGTACACGGCCTGGATCGACGTGATCGAGCCCTTGCTCGTGGAAGTGATCCGCTCCTGGAGCACGCCCATCTCCTCGGCGAGCGTCGGCTGATAGCCCACGGCGGACGGCATGCGGCCAAGCAGCGCCGAGACCTCCACACCCGCGAGGGTATAGCGGTAGATGTTGTCGATGAACATCAACACATCGCGCCCCTCATCCCGGAAGAACTCCGCCATCGTGAGACCGGTCAGGGCAACGCGCAGGCGGTTACCGGGCGGCTCGTTCATCTGCCCGTAAACCAGGGCCACCTTGTCCAGCACG contains:
- the glmU gene encoding bifunctional UDP-N-acetylglucosamine diphosphorylase/glucosamine-1-phosphate N-acetyltransferase GlmU, yielding MASYPLSVVVLAAGEGKRMHSDLPKVLHPIAGQPMLGRVLDAAQALAPSVIHVVHGHAGETVKAAFADAPVNWVYQAEQLGTGHAVMQALAQVSDGHQVLVLCADVPLISAQTLRDLVEAAGEGVSLLSVCLAEPRGYGRVLRDADGAVMGIVEEKDATDTQRQINEVNTGVMCLPAKPLRRWLSDLDTTNAQGEYYLTDCIAQARRASVGVQSLVCDDPWEVQGVNDRLQLAAVERACQRRQAETLMREHGLGIADPSRFDLRGTLSVGRDCFIEPNVIIEGTVSLGDRVTIGPSTRLLDTHISSDTAVLGHCEILDTHVGAGCQIGPFARLRPGTVLADKAKVGNFVETKKAQIGSRSKVNHLSYIGDAELGEDVNVGAGTITCNYDGQAKHLTKIGNGVFIGSNTALVAPVAVGDGAMIGAGTTIRDDVPSDTLAVTDGRARQIPGWQRPHNE
- a CDS encoding F0F1 ATP synthase subunit epsilon; translation: MALTMHIDIVSAEESIHSGVSSYILARATEGEVGVYPRHLPMLVQLRPGEVTVRDEHGQEDHYYVSGGTMEVQPHVVTILADAATRAGDIDEAAAEQARKRAEEALANRSGEIDYARAQAELVEAAAQLRTIQKLRKNTRG
- the atpD gene encoding F0F1 ATP synthase subunit beta, with translation MSSGKVVQIIGAVVDIEFPRDSVPKVYDALMVSTRDLVLEVQQQIGDGVVRAIAMGSTDGLQRNVEVTNTGAPISVPVGEKTLGRIMNVLGHPVDDAGDIGAEQNWPIHRKAPSYEEQAGSTDLLETGIKVIDLLCPFAKGGKVGLFGGAGVGKTVNMMELIRNIAIEHSGYSVFAGVGERTREGNDFYHEMKESDVLDKVALVYGQMNEPPGNRLRVALTGLTMAEFFRDEGRDVLMFIDNIYRYTLAGVEVSALLGRMPSAVGYQPTLAEEMGVLQERITSTSKGSITSIQAVYVPADDLTDPSPATTFAHLDATVVLARSIAELGIYPAVDPLDSTSRQLDPQVVGQEHYDTAQDVQQVLQRYKELQDIIAILGMDELSEEDKQTVTRARKIQRFLSQPFFVAEVFTGSPGKYVSLKDTIRGFRAIVDGEHDDLPEQAFYMVGSIDEAIEKARSL